In a genomic window of Paramicrobacterium chengjingii:
- a CDS encoding DeoR/GlpR family DNA-binding transcription regulator — protein MFALERRQLIVKEAREHGRVDVADVAENTGVSSETVRRDLTFLEQQNLLKRVHGGAVPVEVVASVPDVDERTDIQAGAKRAIGKAAFAHLPEHGTVLIDAGTTTAQVAAMIPENREMTVVTNGMPIAESLVRHPLLTVHVLGGRLRSTTLATVDHWALEQLKSLDIDVAFMGTYGVSLTRGFSTPDSFEGAVKRAMVRCAKKVIVVADSSKIGESHMSVFAPLEDVDVLITDAKADRKQVAELKKSGIRVETTRSVKRGKRE, from the coding sequence ATGTTTGCTTTGGAGCGAAGGCAGCTCATCGTGAAGGAAGCTCGCGAACATGGGCGTGTTGACGTCGCTGACGTAGCCGAGAACACAGGGGTGTCCAGTGAGACGGTCAGGCGTGATCTGACCTTCCTCGAACAGCAGAACCTACTCAAACGGGTTCACGGCGGCGCCGTCCCTGTTGAAGTTGTTGCGTCGGTGCCAGACGTGGATGAGCGCACCGACATCCAGGCGGGCGCCAAACGTGCAATCGGCAAAGCGGCCTTCGCCCATTTACCCGAGCACGGCACCGTTCTCATTGACGCGGGTACGACGACCGCTCAGGTGGCTGCAATGATCCCCGAAAACCGAGAGATGACGGTCGTCACGAATGGGATGCCGATCGCGGAGAGCCTTGTGCGCCACCCGTTGCTGACCGTGCACGTTCTCGGTGGTCGTCTGCGTTCTACAACGCTCGCAACTGTTGACCACTGGGCGCTTGAACAGCTGAAATCTCTCGACATCGACGTAGCGTTTATGGGAACGTATGGGGTCTCTCTCACCCGAGGATTCTCAACGCCCGATTCATTCGAAGGGGCGGTGAAGCGGGCGATGGTCAGATGTGCGAAGAAGGTCATTGTCGTCGCCGACAGCAGCAAGATTGGTGAATCGCATATGTCTGTCTTCGCACCTCTTGAAGACGTGGATGTGCTCATCACTGACGCAAAAGCCGACCGTAAGCAGGTCGCGGAACTGAAAAAGAGTGGCATCCGCGTTGAGACGACGCGAAGCGTCAAACGTGGAAAACGAGAATAG
- a CDS encoding MaoC family dehydratase, which translates to MDEKTYLTRDSGTKPQTFAGVETPEELGPITVDVTDGLIKRYAFCMDDYRSWHFDRSPFGGPVAHASLLANDLLTIYCTVYERVGSALHTEEELTFHAPVPVGETVTITGRYVDKYVRRGGGVIVMEAEARDSSGKLLISHRGAEVMEVHPGDVVGRSSAEPSADRIVPEASSASVVSKPAARLDVGAPLPRLSKTLTQDQISVYSFVGEHEHNFHNDLELAKSHGLDSTIAQGLQTAGYFSELCTEFFGADWFTSGYIKTKFLAPVYPDSTITVTGKIAGQESSEGDRTTTLTELWAKDQDGRLVAVAWAKATTELQ; encoded by the coding sequence GTGGACGAGAAGACTTATCTCACCAGAGATTCAGGCACGAAACCGCAGACATTCGCTGGAGTTGAGACTCCGGAGGAACTAGGGCCGATCACGGTTGATGTGACGGATGGGCTCATCAAACGCTATGCGTTCTGCATGGATGACTATCGATCGTGGCACTTCGACCGCTCGCCCTTCGGCGGCCCCGTTGCACACGCTTCTCTTCTGGCAAACGACTTGCTCACGATCTACTGCACCGTCTACGAGCGCGTTGGCTCGGCTTTGCACACTGAGGAGGAATTGACATTTCACGCGCCCGTTCCCGTCGGCGAGACAGTGACAATCACCGGTCGCTATGTCGACAAGTACGTGCGCCGCGGTGGCGGCGTGATCGTGATGGAAGCCGAGGCACGCGACAGCAGTGGAAAACTCCTCATCTCCCACAGAGGAGCAGAGGTGATGGAGGTGCATCCCGGCGACGTCGTTGGTCGGTCGAGCGCAGAACCGTCCGCTGATCGGATCGTTCCTGAGGCATCCAGCGCCTCCGTCGTGTCGAAGCCGGCAGCCAGGCTCGACGTCGGTGCGCCGCTGCCCCGTCTGTCGAAGACGCTCACTCAGGATCAGATTTCTGTGTATTCTTTCGTGGGCGAGCACGAGCACAACTTCCACAACGATTTGGAACTCGCGAAAAGCCATGGGCTCGACAGCACAATTGCCCAAGGCTTGCAGACGGCGGGCTACTTTTCTGAGCTCTGCACAGAGTTCTTCGGTGCGGACTGGTTTACGAGTGGCTACATTAAGACAAAGTTTCTCGCTCCGGTCTACCCCGATTCGACGATCACTGTGACGGGGAAGATTGCTGGGCAGGAGTCGAGTGAAGGGGACAGAACGACAACCCTCACCGAACTGTGGGCGAAGGACCAGGACGGCCGTCTCGTGGCGGTTGCTTGGGCAAAGGCGACGACCGAGTTGCAGTGA
- a CDS encoding cyclase family protein: MNQTGGAQLPEYRQLGQNGSPDESSWGVFGEADEVGTLNLLSPDRVRDAAAAVTQGKVFSLNWNLELPGPAILGRGSPQHEVIVQDAGLDDRYTMLYPQASSQWDSLAHVKHPLHGHYNGFAHDDVSGASDTRLGIHNWARRGIAGRFVLADIARYREVHGDELDCSQRTPVTVAEIDDVLDWQRVKLRIGDILLLHFGWTQWYEGLSPDARQAMGDGEQFACPGLANERASAEWLWDRHVSAIVADCPAVEAMPFYTGDADGFLHYRLIPLLGMALGEMFDLAALAEDCATDEIYEGLFTAAPLHKVGGIGSPANALALK; encoded by the coding sequence ATGAACCAGACAGGCGGAGCCCAGCTGCCCGAGTATCGGCAGCTGGGCCAAAACGGCAGTCCAGACGAGTCATCGTGGGGTGTGTTCGGCGAAGCCGATGAGGTTGGAACTCTCAATCTTCTCTCGCCTGATCGCGTGCGCGATGCTGCGGCAGCAGTCACTCAGGGCAAGGTGTTCTCGCTCAATTGGAATCTTGAACTTCCAGGCCCGGCCATTCTTGGCCGAGGCTCGCCCCAACACGAGGTGATAGTGCAGGATGCTGGACTCGATGATCGTTACACAATGCTGTATCCTCAGGCATCCAGCCAGTGGGATTCATTAGCTCACGTAAAGCACCCTCTGCATGGCCACTACAACGGGTTCGCCCACGATGATGTCAGTGGCGCATCGGACACTCGACTCGGCATCCATAATTGGGCGCGCCGCGGCATTGCCGGGAGATTCGTTCTCGCCGATATCGCCCGCTACCGCGAAGTGCACGGAGATGAACTCGACTGCTCGCAGCGAACGCCGGTTACAGTAGCGGAAATCGACGATGTGCTCGACTGGCAGCGTGTCAAGCTGCGCATAGGAGACATTCTGCTTTTGCACTTCGGATGGACGCAATGGTACGAAGGGCTCTCTCCCGATGCACGTCAGGCAATGGGAGACGGTGAGCAGTTCGCCTGTCCAGGACTCGCGAATGAGCGGGCGAGCGCCGAGTGGCTGTGGGACAGACATGTCTCGGCGATTGTCGCCGACTGCCCTGCGGTCGAGGCCATGCCTTTTTACACGGGCGACGCCGATGGATTTCTTCACTACCGGCTCATCCCACTGCTGGGGATGGCACTTGGGGAGATGTTTGATCTTGCTGCGCTCGCAGAAGACTGCGCGACAGACGAGATTTATGAAGGGCTTTTCACAGCGGCGCCCCTCCACAAGGTCGGCGGGATCGGCTCGCCGGCGAATGCCCTCGCGCTGAAATGA